A single region of the Candidatus Protochlamydia amoebophila UWE25 genome encodes:
- the dinB gene encoding DNA polymerase IV: protein MTLRKIIHIDMDAFYASVEMRDDPSLVLKPIAVGGDPDKRGVIATANYLARKFGVRSAMPSWKAKQLCPDLIILFPDFDKYKRESKAIHEIFHLFTDLIEPLSLDEAFLDVTDVDALRGSATWIAQEIRQLIWKERGLTASAGVAPNKFLAKVASDWHKPNGQFVLTPKEVDAFMVHLPVEKIFGIGHVMAKKLHSLGLMNCGDLQTLDITTLQKLFGSRAWNLYELCRGIDHRFVISDRIRKSLSVESTFLEDLNNLELCYQEIPNLIERLMIRYEKISNQYYKKKPFIKIKFADFTTTTVENTFFKAFDLETYQTLIRIGWERKKAPVRLLGLGMSLSLEEEIQLTLF, encoded by the coding sequence ATGACACTTCGAAAAATCATTCACATAGATATGGATGCTTTTTATGCTTCTGTTGAAATGCGAGATGATCCTTCATTAGTTTTAAAGCCAATTGCGGTAGGGGGTGATCCAGATAAACGAGGAGTTATTGCAACAGCTAATTATTTAGCTCGTAAATTTGGGGTACGTTCTGCTATGCCCTCTTGGAAAGCTAAACAGCTTTGTCCAGATCTAATTATTTTATTTCCTGATTTTGATAAATATAAACGAGAAAGTAAAGCTATTCATGAGATTTTTCATCTATTTACAGATTTGATAGAACCTCTTTCTTTAGATGAAGCTTTTTTAGATGTGACAGATGTAGATGCCTTAAGAGGCAGTGCAACGTGGATCGCGCAAGAGATTCGGCAATTAATTTGGAAGGAAAGAGGATTAACCGCGTCTGCTGGAGTAGCTCCTAATAAATTTTTAGCTAAAGTGGCAAGTGATTGGCATAAACCAAATGGTCAGTTTGTGTTAACACCTAAAGAAGTTGATGCTTTTATGGTCCATCTTCCTGTTGAGAAGATTTTTGGAATTGGCCATGTCATGGCAAAAAAATTACACAGTTTAGGATTAATGAATTGCGGGGATTTACAGACACTTGACATTACAACTTTGCAAAAACTTTTTGGAAGCCGGGCTTGGAATCTTTATGAGCTATGCCGAGGAATTGATCATCGTTTTGTCATATCAGATCGTATTCGAAAGTCATTAAGTGTAGAGTCCACATTTTTGGAAGATTTAAATAATTTGGAGCTTTGTTATCAAGAGATTCCAAATTTGATAGAGAGGTTGATGATTCGATATGAGAAAATTTCTAATCAATATTATAAAAAAAAACCTTTTATCAAGATCAAGTTTGCAGATTTTACAACTACCACGGTCGAAAATACTTTTTTTAAAGCGTTTGATTTAGAAACTTATCAAACGTTAATTCGAATAGGATGGGAAAGAAAAAAAGCGCCTGTTCGTCTTTTGGGACTCGGAATGAGTTTAAGTCTTGAAGAAGAGATTCAATTAACACTTTTTTAA